The Deltaproteobacteria bacterium DNA segment AGACAAGCTCCAGTCACCAATCCTACATATCCCGTTCCGATTACACCAATATGCATATCTACCCCTTTATCACGCCAATTGGCTTAAGTCTAATAACCTTTCTCGCCAAATTCGCACCTTCCACAATAGAGATAATCTCCTTTATATCCTTATATGCACCCGGCATCTCTTCCAACAAAGATCTTATACTGGGTGAAAGAATTATAATACCTCTTTTCTTTAAGTCTTCAAGAACATCTTTTTTGAAAGACTTCAATGCTTTCCTTCTACCCATTATTCTACCTGCACCATGACAGATACTTCCAAAACTTTCTTCCATTACCTCTTTAGTACCCACACAGATATAAGAATAACTCCCCATGCTACCAGGAATGTTTGCCGGTTGTCCTACCTCTCTATAACATAGGGGTGTAAGTTTATGTTTGGGAGGAAATGCCCGGGTTGCTCCTTTTCTATGCACACATAGTCTCACTTTTTTTCCATCTACTATATGTTCTTCCATCTTGGCAATATTGTGACACACATCATAGACAAGATTGTAATCTACATTCTTTTTCAATACTTCTCTGATTGTTTCTATTGCCCTAAAAGAGATGACCTGACGATTGGCAAAGGCGAAGTTAGCGGAGGCACACATAGCGGAAAAATACTCCTTTCCCTCTTCAGATAAAATAGGAACACTAACCAATTCTCTATCCGGGACAGTAATGCCATAATCAATGTTTCTCATCTTCTTTATATAATCACCGCACACCTGGTGGCCCAATCCTCTGGATCCGGTGTGAACAAGAAGAACAATCTGCTCTTCCTCTTCTAAACCAAATGCATGGGCTACATCCTTATCATAGATTTCATCCACTACATCTATCTCTAAAAAATGATTTCCAGAACCTAATGAACCCAGTTCTTTGCCACCTCTTTCCTTTGCCCTCTCACTTATCTTTGATGGGTCTGCACCTATCAGGCAGCCATCATCTTCTATTCTCTCTAAGTCTTTTTCTTTTCCAAATCCTATTTTTACTGCTGCTCTTGCTCCATAGGTCAAAATATCATCTAACTCCTTTCCTCTTACTGGATATATCGCAGCATCGCTCACTGCACCTTTCGGCGTCCTAAGATATAAAGCTTTCATCACCTCTTCCAACTTACTCTTTATCTCGGAAAGAGACATAGACAAAGCAACAACTCTCACTCCACAGTTTATATCGTAGCCTACACCACCCGGAGAAATAATACCTTTTTTTATATCAAACGCCGCAACTCCACCAATGGGAAATCCATATCCCTGATGGCCATCAGGCATAAGTAATGCTCTTTTCACGATACCCGGCAGATGTGTGATGTTAATCAACTGTTCAATCGTTCTATCTTGTTTTATCTTTTCCAGAAGCACCTCATCAGTAAACATCCGTGCCGGAACAAGCATGTCGCCTTCTCTTTCAATATCATATATAAAGGGAGAAACCTTAACAATCTTCATAAAAAAACTCCGTTTTTTTACGGCTCAAATCTGCGATTTGTGTCACACATCAAAAACGACATTCGTCCTCCATTTGTGGTTTTCTCTTTCTATCTTTAAATATTCATAGGTTGCTGCTTTTATCTCCGTCTTTAGTCTATCTTTATCTTTATCAAAATAGTAACCAGACGCCTCTATTTCCAGTTTTTCGTTTATCTTTACTTTACAATCCACGCACACAAATCTATAGGTATAAAATAGGTATAAAAACTCGTTCAGCATATCTATTAAAGCATCTTCTTCATCTATACAATCAATCTTTAATTTTTTTATATCTTCTATGCGTTTTTCTCCCTTAATCATAATATCATACATAGCCAAAACAGCATTGGTAAAAAGCTTTTCTTTTGTTTCTCCAAATACACTAATATAGATATCAGCAGTATGATTAAGAAAAATATAATCCATAATTTAGTTTATCTGAATACTAAACATAAAATCAAGCAAATCCGTTCAGATTTGCTTGATTTTATGACTTTAATTTTATATCCTTTGCAAAATGAGTAATGAAGAATTAATTGATGAAATAAACACATTAAAGAAGCAGAAAAATGCGGTTATCCTGGCTCATTATTACGAAATGGATCCTATACAGGCCATTGCCGATTTCACCGGTGATTCCCTGGCTTTAGCCGTTGCTGCATCTAAAACGGATGCCGCTATTATCGTTTTCTGCGGGGTGCGTTTTATGGCAGAGACGGCAAAGATCATCTCTCCTCAGAAAAAGGTTTTGTTGCCTGCTGCTGATGCTGGTTGTCCATTGGCAGATTTTGCAACAAAAGACGCTGTTTTAAGAAAGAAAAAAGAATTGGGAGATGTTGCCGTCGTTTCCTATGTGAACACGACAGCAGAGGTAAAGGCTGTCTCTGATATCTGTTGTACTTCTGCCAATGCGGTAAGTGTGGTGAAAGCTATTCCTCAAAATAGGATTTTATTTGTTCCCGATAAAAACTTAGGAGAATATGTAAAAAAGAATGTGCCAGATAAAGAGATATTCCTCTGGAACGGTTATTGCTATGTGCATACAGCAATCAAGAAAAAAGATATATTAAAAATTAAAGAAAAATATCCTGATGCAAAGTTAGCCGCTCATCCTGAATGCAGTAAAGAGATCAGAGATATAGCAGATGCAATTGGTTCTACCACAGGCGTTATAAATTTTGCCACTCAAACTAATATAAAGAGGATCATTATCGGCACAGAACAAGGTGTAACTTATCCTATAAAAAAGAAAGTGCCAGAAAAAGAACTGTTTATTTTAAAAGAAGCAATCTGTGAAGATATGAAAAAAACGGATATGCTAAAATTGAGAGATGCCTTATTATATGAACGGTATGAAATAAAACTTTCAGCCTATATATTGGAAAACGCACGCCAGCCTATACAGAGAATGCTTGAACTTAAGGTATGAATCCTTTGTTTTTGGAAAATCTATTAAGAAATTATTTTTTAGAGGATGCCCACTATAGTGATTTAACTACAGATTCTATCAGCTCAGACAAAACTTGTGATACCTATATTTTAACCAAAGAAGATGGCATACTGGCAGGCGGTATATTTTTAGAACCTCTATTCAAACTGCTTGATAAAAATACAGAAATAGAACTGTTGAAAGGTGAAGGGAAAAGGATAAAAAAAGGAGACATCGTTGCTCATATAAGAGGAAAAGATAAAACAATACTTTACGGAGAAAGAACAGCTTTAAATATTGTTCAGAGATGTTCTGGTATTGCCACAAAAACGCATCAATTAAGCTCATTGATAGAAAATCATAAAGCCCAACTTACAGATACCAGAAAAACAACACCCGGTTTTCGTTACTTTGAAAAATACGCGGTTAGGATAGGCGGAGGGACAAATCACAGAATGGGC contains these protein-coding regions:
- a CDS encoding RtcB family protein; translation: MKIVKVSPFIYDIEREGDMLVPARMFTDEVLLEKIKQDRTIEQLINITHLPGIVKRALLMPDGHQGYGFPIGGVAAFDIKKGIISPGGVGYDINCGVRVVALSMSLSEIKSKLEEVMKALYLRTPKGAVSDAAIYPVRGKELDDILTYGARAAVKIGFGKEKDLERIEDDGCLIGADPSKISERAKERGGKELGSLGSGNHFLEIDVVDEIYDKDVAHAFGLEEEEQIVLLVHTGSRGLGHQVCGDYIKKMRNIDYGITVPDRELVSVPILSEEGKEYFSAMCASANFAFANRQVISFRAIETIREVLKKNVDYNLVYDVCHNIAKMEEHIVDGKKVRLCVHRKGATRAFPPKHKLTPLCYREVGQPANIPGSMGSYSYICVGTKEVMEESFGSICHGAGRIMGRRKALKSFKKDVLEDLKKRGIIILSPSIRSLLEEMPGAYKDIKEIISIVEGANLARKVIRLKPIGVIKG
- the nadC gene encoding carboxylating nicotinate-nucleotide diphosphorylase codes for the protein MNPLFLENLLRNYFLEDAHYSDLTTDSISSDKTCDTYILTKEDGILAGGIFLEPLFKLLDKNTEIELLKGEGKRIKKGDIVAHIRGKDKTILYGERTALNIVQRCSGIATKTHQLSSLIENHKAQLTDTRKTTPGFRYFEKYAVRIGGGTNHRMGLFDCVLIKDNHIKIAGSIKEAVKRAKKTIPFTTKIEVEVENLKMLKEALSLKVDIIMLDNMDIENMEKAVEIANGKAVLEASGNINERNIEQVAKTGVNYISCGAIIHHAVWLDMSMKIS
- a CDS encoding archease, which encodes MDYIFLNHTADIYISVFGETKEKLFTNAVLAMYDIMIKGEKRIEDIKKLKIDCIDEEDALIDMLNEFLYLFYTYRFVCVDCKVKINEKLEIEASGYYFDKDKDRLKTEIKAATYEYLKIERENHKWRTNVVFDV
- the nadA gene encoding quinolinate synthase NadA, encoding MSNEELIDEINTLKKQKNAVILAHYYEMDPIQAIADFTGDSLALAVAASKTDAAIIVFCGVRFMAETAKIISPQKKVLLPAADAGCPLADFATKDAVLRKKKELGDVAVVSYVNTTAEVKAVSDICCTSANAVSVVKAIPQNRILFVPDKNLGEYVKKNVPDKEIFLWNGYCYVHTAIKKKDILKIKEKYPDAKLAAHPECSKEIRDIADAIGSTTGVINFATQTNIKRIIIGTEQGVTYPIKKKVPEKELFILKEAICEDMKKTDMLKLRDALLYERYEIKLSAYILENARQPIQRMLELKV